Within Mycobacterium botniense, the genomic segment CGGTTGATGCGGCGCTCGATGTCGTCGATGAGGCGCTTGATGTCGCGGTAGCATTGGCCGGCGTCCTCGTGTCCGGCGATTTTCTCGACGTTGCGCGCTAGGAGCATCGCCATTTGCGCAGCGGTCATAGCTGGTCGTCCTCGTCAGGCATGGCCAGGGTCTCAACAGCCAAGTTTACGGCTTGAACCCATCGGGCGAGGGTGGCGTGCGCGTCGTCGAGCAGTTCTGACGGGCTGCCGCGCCAATCGCCGTGCGGCCCAAGATGGACCGGGACCGGGCCATTGCGGTCGCTGCCACGCCGCGCGGATGCGCCGAGCCGTGTTCGGCCGTAGGCGGCGTCCGCGAGGTATTCCAGCCAGCCGGCGGCCCGGCGCCCGCTGGGCAGTTGCTGCCCCTGGGCGAGGCCGCGCAGCAGATCGCGCAGTTCGTCGGTGCAGGGCTGGCACAGGAACAGCTGCGCCCGCCGGCCGCACTTCTGGCAATCGCTCACTCGCCGTCGTCCTCGGCGTCGAACATCGCCTTCAGCCCGGCGATCGCGCGGTCCCAATCGAACTCGATCTCGCCGCGCTGGGCGCGCTCACGCGCGGCCTTGGCCGAGTTCTTGCGCGCGTTCGCTAGCTGCTCACGACTGGAGCGCATGGAGTAGCTCATGAGCTGTCTTCTCTCTCCCAGGGTCGCGTCAGCTCAGGTGTGGTGTGTGCCGGCGTATGCGGCGCGGTGTACCCAGTGGTTTGTCATGCCGCGCCCCCGATGCTGTGATGCGGGTTTTTGGTGTCTGGTTTGGCCGTGGGGCGAGTTTTGTTGCGGGGCGGCATATTTGGGTGCGGCCGGGGTGTTTCGTCACGGGTTTCGTCACGGCCGAATGCGCCGGGCCGCCACCCGCCGTGCCGGCCGGGCGCGATCCGGCGCGCGCGGCGGTGCATGGGACGGCGTTCGCGCTCGCTCAGGCCGCCCCACACACCGAACCGCTCGCCGTTGGCCAGCGCGTAGTCGAGGCATTCGGCGCGCACATCGCAGCGCCGGCAGATCTTCTTGGCGTCGCGGACGGAGCCGCCTTTGTCGGGGAAGAAGATCTCGGGGTCGGTTTCGGTGCACAGCGCGTCCAGCATCCAGCGCTGCTCGTCAAGATGGATGATCAAGCCGGCGATCGTGGTCATTGAGCGGCCATCGCTTTCTGCGCGGCGTCGACACGGGATGGGTGGGCGGTTTTGCGGATGTCGGCGCGCTTGACGCCGGGCACGCCGCCGATGGTGCAGGGCCGGCTCGCGTCGGCGCCGCAGAACGGGCATCGCACCGACAGCGGGTTGATCCCTGTGCGCGGCCGGTCAGGGCGGCCGGTCGACGGCTCGGCGGGCCACGATTGCCCGAGCTTGTCGATGGCGGCTTTGCGTTCGGCTTTGGCCTCGAGTTCGATCCGCCGCGGGCTGTCGAGGGGTTCGCGGTCGAGCTGGTCGCGGCGGATGGCACGGGCGATGCCGCTCAGGTCTGCGGGTTGCAGCATCCTGTCGCGCGGCTCGCGGTGGTACTCGGTCACCGCGGCGAGCAGGTCGTCGCGGTCGGCATCCGGCGCGTAGCGGCCGAAGTGCTCGAGCCACGCGGCCACCAGCATGCTGGACGTTTTCGGGGTGTGCTGGGTGTCGTACGCGGCGGCTTTGGTGAGCGCGTCGAGGATGTCGTCGCTGGTGATCATGGCAGCTCCCGTTGTTGTCGCTGTCGTAGCTGGTGTTTGAGGGCCTCGTTTTCGGCGGCGCGCAGGTCGGCGCCTTGCAGCCGGTGACCGTTGACAGCCGGCGACGCGCGGCTGGCTTTGATCACGTCGGACAGCACGGTGGCCAGGTACTCGGGGCGCGTGCAGTCGGGTCTGGTGTCCCAGGCGGTGAGCGCCTGGCGGATCACGGTGTCGGGGTGGCCGTCGCGGGCCAGCTGCTCCACCTGCACCGCCAGCCGCTCGATCGTGCGGCGCGGATAGCCGGCGTGGCCGAGGGTCTGGCGGACGACGGTCTTGGCGGCGGCGGAGGGGTGTCGCTTCGGCGGACGGGTGCCGGTTTCGACGACGACGACATTGGCGGCGGCCGGGTCGGCGCTCTGGTGGGTTACCTCGGTAGGTGAGTCGTCGTCGTCTTCCCCTGTTCCCCTGTTCCCCTGTTCCCCTGTTCCAGCGCCGATTTTGCGCGGAGTATCCGGCGCAGAATCGGCGCAAATCGGCGCAGAATCGGCGCAACTGTAAATGCGCTGGTCAGGCACCGCATCAGGGTCGTCCGGGGCAGGGTGCTTGAAGCGTTCGCTTCGACGTTCTAACTTTTGGTGTTTCTCCCAGGACGGGATGGCGTAATAGTGCCGTCCGCGCACCGTGTAGAAGACGACACCGAAGGCGCGCGCACAATCGGCGCAAAATCGGCGCAAATCCTGCGCAGAAAATCCGTCCTCATCTGCGAACGCAAAACCGAGGAGCCCGTTGAGGTTGGTTTCACCGATTCCGCGGTCGTCCGCCCAGCACCACAACGCCTGATAGAAGATGCGCACCGGAAAATCGACCGAAGCGGTGTCGGGTGAGCGGAAGAACTCGGGTTTGAGAGAACGGATACGTGGCATCACAACTCCTAGCTGATCTGGTATTCCGGGCGGTCGCACCGCATGCAGTCGTCGCCTTGGTGGTTGCCGCTCACCGCAGCTCCCCGCAGCGTTCGACGTGGACGATCCGGTCGAGCGGGTCACTGCCCTGCCACGGATGGCGGCAATCCTCGCCGGGTGCGGCTTTGCAGATCCCGCACGAGCGGGTAAGAGCGTCCGCGACACGCGGATCGCTGTGGTCACGCAACCAATCGAGCCCCACCGCTAATCAGCCCTCTTGCCGCGAAGCGTTCTCGTCATCCCCTGACTCGACGAGAACGTCGATGAGGACGCTTGC encodes:
- a CDS encoding zinc finger domain-containing protein, which produces MITSDDILDALTKAAAYDTQHTPKTSSMLVAAWLEHFGRYAPDADRDDLLAAVTEYHREPRDRMLQPADLSGIARAIRRDQLDREPLDSPRRIELEAKAERKAAIDKLGQSWPAEPSTGRPDRPRTGINPLSVRCPFCGADASRPCTIGGVPGVKRADIRKTAHPSRVDAAQKAMAAQ